GGTTGGTTGCAGCCTATCACGATTACGGCATCTTTAACGGGACGGTCCTGGTTGCTGAAAAGGGCAAGGTACTCTTCAAGAAGGGCTATGGCATGGCCAATATGGAATGGGACATGCCCAATGAGGCAGATACCCGTTTTAGATTGGGATCGATCACAAAGCAATTCACGGCTGCGTTAATTCTCCAACTGGAGGCAGAAGGCAAGCTCTCAACTGCTGATTATATCAGCAAGCATCTACCCGATTACCCGGGTGCTGTTGCTGATAAGGTGACCATCCATCATTTGCTTGTTCATACTTCGGGTATCCCAAGCTACACAGGCCTGCCCGAATTCTTCAATGAAAAAAGCAGAGATCCATACACACCTGACGAGTTCATAGAAGTTTTCTCCACGCTGCCCCTCGAGTTTGAGCCGGGTTCAACGTGGCGCTATAATAACTCCGGATATTTCTTGCTTGGCGTGATTGCCGAGAAGGTGACCGGGATGTCGTATGCAGATGCGCTACAAGCTTATATTTTTGAGCCGCTGGGAATGGCACATTCCGGGTATGATACCCACGCAGCGATCCTGAAAAAACGGGCTACTGGGTATGAACGCGGCGCAGCGGGATATATTACCGCTCCTTATCTGGATATGTCGCTGCCCTATGCTGCCGGCTCACTGTATTCAACCGTAGAAGACCTGTTTCTTTGGGATCGTGCGCTGTCCAAAGATAAGCTACTGTCAGTGGACCTGAAGGAGAAAATGTTTACACCGTATATGAATGATTACGGTTACGGCTGGTTCATTGATGACGACCGGGCATTTGGTGACGGGTCCAAAGAATCGGTTATTATTGGTCACGGAGGCGGGATAAATGGCTTCAACACAATACTGGAGCGTGCACCAGAAGAGGGCCACCTTGTTGTATTGCTGAATAATACCGGCGGGACGGTCCTGGGATCTATTAGCAAGGGTATTTTTGACATTCTGTATGGTTTTGATGCTGAGTTGCCGAAAAAACCAATCGTCATGGAAATGTCGAAGTTGATTGAATCCAAAGGTATCGAGGCCGCCGTTAATCGATATAACCGATTGTACGCTGAGCAGCAAGACGCATACGATTTTTCGGAGCAGGGGATGAATGGCCTGGGCTACGCATTGTTGCAGCAAGACAAGGTCGACGCAGCTGTGGCGATGTTTACGCTCAACACTGAAACCTATCCCGACGCGTTCAACACCTGGGACAGCCTGGGTGAGGCCTATATGGAACGTGGTGACCACGAAAAAGCTATTGCCCATTACGAGAAATCGCTGACGTTGAACCCACGCAATGAGAATGCAAAAGAG
The Bacteroidota bacterium DNA segment above includes these coding regions:
- a CDS encoding serine hydrolase codes for the protein MSIFPAPLVRQSLLLFFALLLVGPAAAQKKATQIDRLVAAYHDYGIFNGTVLVAEKGKVLFKKGYGMANMEWDMPNEADTRFRLGSITKQFTAALILQLEAEGKLSTADYISKHLPDYPGAVADKVTIHHLLVHTSGIPSYTGLPEFFNEKSRDPYTPDEFIEVFSTLPLEFEPGSTWRYNNSGYFLLGVIAEKVTGMSYADALQAYIFEPLGMAHSGYDTHAAILKKRATGYERGAAGYITAPYLDMSLPYAAGSLYSTVEDLFLWDRALSKDKLLSVDLKEKMFTPYMNDYGYGWFIDDDRAFGDGSKESVIIGHGGGINGFNTILERAPEEGHLVVLLNNTGGTVLGSISKGIFDILYGFDAELPKKPIVMEMSKLIESKGIEAAVNRYNRLYAEQQDAYDFSEQGMNGLGYALLQQDKVDAAVAMFTLNTETYPDAFNTWDSLGEAYMERGDHEKAIAHYEKSLTLNPRNENAKEKLAEMGVEVDESLGQEIEVAPEILASYVGTYEINPGFELTITLEGAQLYAQATGQPRLEIFAQSEVRFFLKVVQAELEFRVAEDGIADQVTLYQGGREAPAKRVK